The Electrophorus electricus isolate fEleEle1 chromosome 24, fEleEle1.pri, whole genome shotgun sequence DNA window TTCCTGTCCTTCAACCAAGTGTTCAAACACATTGTGGTTTAAGTGACATTTTGCCATTTAtaactcctcttcagtctcaCCCAGAACATCACATACTAGCAGATCCTCCAGCTGATTGTTTTGAGGGTATCAGACTTAAGACTGAGCCTAAACTCAGATTATCTACCTCTGTtcacaggaaaaagtctgcaccAATCAAATTGACTGTACTCTCATATGTGGAACACTATCAAGATGATTTAACTAGACAATAGAATTTACTCAAGAACTTAATAGCAAAGACCAGCTACAGCTGTCCTATTAGTCcaattaaaatgatcaaaagcAAAAGCATGTTGGAGAGCCTGTTTTCCAAAAACATAAAGCCTTTATTCCCATTTTTGCTGACCAACATATGCCACCAATCATAAAAACTGAAAGGACAGCTTCACCCAGTGAGTCAGATGCCCTGGAAGTCCATcatctttcagttttatttgcatatttaagaGAAAAAATCAAGACTATTCAGTCCAAAGAGATGTCTTCATTCAACAGCTGAGGGCACAGATCTCTCCTCATGTCCACACTGGTTGTTTCTCTAAGCAGAGCAAGATTTAGTGGAATCTGTGTGCAAAACTATTCATCAGGTAGTGCTGAGCTTCACACGCCCTTCCTGTCAGAGGAATGAGGAAACTGAAGCTGTGGACATGAATTCTTTTGATGTCTGACCGATAAAATTCTGTATCTCCTTGACGCCCACAGCTGTGGACATTGCTGAGATGGTTTTTAAAATACTAGTAAAGATTCTCCAGAATGATCAACTTCTCATACAAGATGTTCACAGTGCAGCCTTAGAAGGAAGGCTgaataaactttgtgaaaacttGACATCTGAAACCATCATTTAAGACTTAATAGTCTCTGTTACTATTAACATTACATCAAGATGGATTTTTGCCTTTCAAACGATGgctaagataacaaaaaaattattactagttttattaaacaataaaactaCTGCAAGAAATTGAGAAAATTTGCACATAGATGTATAATGTACAACGCCTGATGCGTCCCCTTCGAACAAAAAAGAATTTCTCCAAACTACCTTGTGCCTCAATTTAGGCTTTTCAGTCTCATCTGGGTGTCTCTGTAGGCAACGGTGCTAACCTAATGGACTTAGTAAACAGTCTGTTTCCAAGGcaacacacactttatatttgCATGCAACTGATGTGATTTTTGCCCTCGTCTGTGttactgacacttttttccatttgtagttattcatattcatttcttTGGTTTTGATACTGTCTGTCCTGACAGAAATGAGATAAGTGAAAATGTACAATAACCCAAATAATCAATCATTTTATTCAGCTGCCTTATCAAAGTGTACATTACttggttacaaaaacaaacaaacacaaatactatTTCATTTCCTAACTGATCTCTTGAGCCACAGAATTCAGTAAGTGCAATGTTTGCCACCACAGGAATATCAGTTTAGGAAACACTAGTGCAGAATTGTGCCAGTATCTGCAAGCTCAGTTTGCTCATGATAAGCTTTCTGACCTCATGGTGTAGTTTGGATGCTGCCCAGTCAAAACAAATCtgtttaaaacatcaaaaaacTTGGATCATGCATATGGACACATTTTGGGGAAATTGATGTGATTTCCAAAAATGTATCCATATACATAATCTTAAAACTTCTATTATAAAAAGATGCATAGGTATCTCTAACTATCAAAATGCAGTGTTGATTGAGAACACATTTATGTCTCTGTATTTAAATGCTTATTCGTGAAAAAGGACACCAGTTTCCCCAACATGAAATGACTGCAGCAGTCCACCAATACCATACGGTAGTGAATTAACAAGAACAGATGTAAGTATGTGCAGTGTTGGCCATTTGAGTGAGTATAAGTCCTATAATGTGGTGTGAAAAATACTGTACTGTCTGTAAATTTTGGTTAagtttcagttctgtttttccTCCTTGTAAAACAGCATCATGTCTTCCTTCTCTGTCATACTGCTttcaaagtacacacacacgcacgcacacacgcacgcacacacgcacgcacacacgcacgcacgcacgcacgcacacacgcacgcacacacgcacgcacacacactacgcacacacacacacacggtcaagCCCTCGCCAGAACACATAGCTTTTTGTTGTGCCGATGTCTCGGTTTTTTAAGCATTTGCAAGAGCTACACAAGAGGCACACTGCTGAAGCGTAGGCAGGATGTGAGCGATGCTGAGGAGTCCCAGGTGGACAAGTGAAGAACGCAGTCCCTGCAGTAGGAATGTCACAGTCGCCAAGCAATGTGCAGTCTGATCATAAGCCCAGCACAGAGGAGAATGCAGCGGCACCTGTTAAAAGTATATTAACAACGAGGTAAAACAACCAACAATTAATATGCAAAAGTAATGAAACATCATGATCTTTTAATATGCAGCTGTAGCAATGCTATGAATAAAACAACATATTGGCATGTATTGTAATTCACACAGTGATgctatgtattatgtattaaaataaaatttaaaaatagacaAACATATTACTTACAGTACTCCAAAGAACATAAATCTCTTAATTTCCCATCATTTTCAAGTCATGATCTCGTACCTTTCGGGCTACCCTGACCATCTGTGGAGTCTGACTCTGGCACCTTCCAGTCCAGCTTACGTCCTTTCTCGTACAACCCCTTCAGAACCTTCCGGAACTCATCCTGTCCTGCTCGGCTCAGCTCCAAATACTTCCTGTACAGCTGCAGGGCAGTTCTGGCATCTTCTATACTGTCATGGGTCTCACTCTGAATGTTTAGATCTGAACAAGAGCACCAGGCAATGCCAGTGAATCGAGTAAGAAGAAATGGAGCGATCATGCAGTAAGGCAATgcctctgtaatactgcaggCACAAAATCTTGAGTTATATGTGAAAGACAGGTTTGACATAGCAAAGTACCTACCGAGGAAGTACCAGGCAAGAAAACGCAGTGAGATCATCCTTTTCCGGGGCATGTGGAAGAGGTAGACAGTATCTATCACCTGGTCCTTCAGAACCTAGGTGCAGTGAACACATTTATAtactccaccccctccaccagAGGCACCCCCAACATACTGTCTTTTTACTGACTTTGCTTGCACATTGTGTATTCCTGGGAAAGTCTCAGCTACAGGTAGCAATTCCCTTGACTTAAGCAAAAGAGCACCTGTCTGAGGTGAGAAGCACAAACCCACCAACAAGTTTATGACCCGGAAGTCCTTCTGTAACCCGTGTCCAACGAAACGTACTCCTGTGTCGATCAGGAAGCGGAGCTTGAGATAAGTAGACTTCAGAGTCGTTAAGTGTTTAGAGGAAATCTTGGCATCCAGGTCACCAGGTTTGATGCCTGAGTATTGGGTCAAGTAGTCAACCACCTGTAACAACAGTGTTGCTGAACTGAAGAAAGGCAACAACTGATACATTTTGGTGATTATAAATTATCCTCAGATGTACGCTTGCTTTTAAATCTGTATAACAGGAATTTTCAATGATACAATACTCAAAATTTGTAAGCAAGCTGGTTTAGGAGGGCACAGATGAATTTCacaaggcaaaaaaacaaataataataaaaaaaaatctccaaatCCATATTACATAatgctcactctcacacacacactctttctcactaAGGTACAGGTAAAAAGAGGccacacctgctcctgtgttgaaaTGTAGTCATCAATGAAAGGAACTCCCTCATTAGTGCCCTGTCCCCTCACACAGGTGATACGGGCCACAGACATCTGACTGGGCTTAATGGTTGACTTGGTGCCATCACTCCGAAGCTCCGCCTCTTCCTGTTTAGCCACAAACGCAAAGATAGATCAGTGAAATGGATCAACGGAACAGACCAGTAAAATAGATCAGTTGGCTTTCTATCTAATGGCAGAGGGCTACTAATTAGTATACAAGGTACTAGATAGTATACACTGAAAACCCGCTTGCTTTAATAATATCCTGTATTCACCTGGGGGCATCCATACCCTACTGACCTGATTGAGTGTGACAAACTCTGCATCCAGGCCCACGAGGTCTCCCGGCTGGGGCATCTCGCTGACCATCAGGGGGATGAAGGTGGCATGACTCTTCCTCTGCTTACGAGCGAGCGAGGCTTCTGTCAGCAGTACACTTGCTTCAATGGGGTTTTTAACTGTCGGGGACACGCACAGCCAAAGTGTGACGGCGGACCAAACACAGAGTTTAGTGCTAAATGTGATTTCAAAGATGTGTGAAATACAAACACTTGAGAGTGTGAGGTCTTACTGCGCAAGTCATATTTGGAGTGGTAGTTCCTCTTGGCATAGTAAATGATAGCGGGCACCTTCCAGCTCACATCAAACTGAGCTGCTTCAGTCTGAGACACACAAAGACTTTCTCAGGACTCTCAGTGCCTCTTAGCTGACCAGAAACATCAGATAAATTCACTCTAACATGTACATGTCCATCTTTACCTTGTCAATGGGCTCAATCAAGAAGTCATTAAAGAGATACCACTGCTGATGAGTTACTCCCTGTACAAGAACACAATTATTAGTTACTGCgctaaaaacacagacatattaAAAGTCAAAGTGCATTCATTTCCAACCATCTTTCACTTTAAGGTCAAAGGTAGACTATTTCAAGTCAGAgggcaaacagacagaaaccatTAAATGCACTTAGACCGAAAAATTTAATTCAATTGAGCTGAAAGTTGGTGAAGCCACACTTACCTCTTTTCTCTGGTGGTAGGTCTCGCCCACTTTGATATGGGCCACTAGGTTTCCCCCCGTGCGGGCATCTAGGATGTGGGGCACAGTGACCACCAGGTCATAGACAACAGCGGCCCCTGCCTCCTCCTCTGAGCTTAACTAGACAAGAGCACAAGGTTCAGCAACACTGGCTTAAGCTGCGACAGCTTTGAGTTATATATGGAGATAACTAATGGTGTTTACACTCTGGACAGTAAAATACATGTCCAACAAGAGACCATTTTGGTCTCAGCCAATCCACTCATGGGAATACATTGCAAAGAGCAAACAGAGACTGAAGTGATAGCCGAGGCACAATGTTTGAAGGTTACTCctgaaagaaataaatgcagcacATTTCAAACACTCCATAATAGAGGACTAAACATATGGCAGTGCGATTAGGTCCCAGAGCATGTcagcagggggtgctgtggCCTCACCTCTTCAGCCTCGGGCCGGCTGCACACCTCCAAACCGTGGGTCTTACTGATACGCATTCTGATGCAGAGCGGGATCCACACGTGCCTCATGTCCTCAGCGCACGTGTCAAAGGTCAGGCCCTCCACGCCGCCAAGCTCATCCCTATTCACACCATAGAATGTGTCAAAAGTACAGTTTACATACACTGGTGGTAACTATGGTTACTATGTGGCATAAGCCGGGTATAGATTCTGTACATTGTTAGTAACTATAGTAACTGTGGAGTAAGCGCTATAGCTTTTGCACATTCTTGGGAACTATGGTAACTGGTATAACCATGGTATAGCTTATGTACATTGTTTGGTAACTACAAATAGGAACTGTGGTGTTTTATAAAGAAAGCATGAAGCCAAAATATTACCAAAACATTCTACAGCACATTATCCTATTTGAGAGAAAGCCAGGTGTGTTTATAGTGCAAAGCGATACGGGTGAATCTTACTCTATACACCACTCGGTAGGCAGAGGTTCCTTGGGCTTTGGCGGTTCGGTTGCCTCTTTCTTTAGAGCTTTGTTAAATGCGTACTGGCCCGCAGAGAGACAACAAGGGGTtaatacagcacacacagcatgacTGCACCCATGACCTCCAGAAGAAGAGTCATCGGCTCAGTCCAAGTCCAATCAGTGAATTTTCCCACTGCTAAGATGCGAAGGTACAAATCTGGGATTTGGAGGTGTGAGCTGACCTCTGCTTGGGCCTTCCAGAACTCTGCCTCTTTAAAACTGTTCACCTCACAGTTTATCACCAGTACATCAGGCAAGCAGCGGATGTTCCGCGTCTGCACctgtatgcagacacacacacacacacacacacacacacacgcacacacgcacacacgcacacacgcacacacgcacacacgcacacacgcacacacacacagcagaaacgGCAAGGTTACACATAGGTCCAATTGAAACCTTTTAAATTTTGCCTCCCTAAAGATTTAAGAAAGAGTTAATAATTGCAATGGATAACAGGCACTGGACACTGATGCAAAAGCCTGTGTGTCAGACAGACTTACTGTGGGCTGATATTTCTCACAGTTTTCACACCAGGCTTGtgtgctctgttccagacagaTGCTTTTCTTCAAAATCTCAGTAAAGTCATATTCCTGGACCACTTTTTCTGTAAAATCACCACTAATTAATATCCTTAACATCACCTTCAGTTCTTAACGCGTTACAagtcaaacacaaaaaaaggtaaataagtggattacaataaaacacagggAACTGAATGGGAAATGGGAAAGAATTCAGCAGACGTAATGTCTGACTTCTGTTGTGTCTGGTGTTACTACTGCTTGTCTTCATTGCCCCTTTCCCATGGTTCCCTGCTGAAGAGCAGAGAGTGTTCTGACCGAGGGAGCCGTGCTCGGGGTAGTGCATGGTGAAGAGGAGCGTGAGTGAGGAGCGGACTGTCTCCTTCCCACAGCGACACAGACTGCTGTTCTCCACCTCACAGCCGAACAGCCTGCCAATCACAGACTCCCCAGTTGAGCCAAGcgcactgcagcacacacagacacagacacagacacagacacacacagcaacatgtcAGGTGGCTTTTTCCAAGCCAAAACATTTTGCTAAGGACACAGTCTGAGTGCattcatttaaacagaaaacacagcataTGTTCTCCGCTGGTTTCCTTGTATGGCCACATCACTCACAATGCCTGCAGGCAGCAGCTGGTAAAGAAGTGGCCCATATCACACGTAAACGTGCGGCCCCTGGTTCAGTCCTTCGACATGGTCCCCTCACCTGCTGCTGGTGCCCCTGTACGCCTGGGGCCcttcctgctcctgtgtctcctgGTGCAGCTGTGTGAGGATGAAGCGGTTCCAGCTCTGGATAAGACGGCCCAGTCTTGCTTTGCCCGTCTGCTCGTCTGAGTCGGCTAGGATCAGGCCCAGCGCCGACGCTTCCGGGATGGTCCGGAAGGCCCGTAGGAAATTACTGGCCTGGACAGGAAACATCATCATCTCATCTTTCTGGACTTTCTGTGTTAATGCAGAGCTGCAATACACTAGAATATTCCATGAAAATGATACAGTGCCTCACCTTTGGCCAATGTGACTAGGTTTGGAGTAAAACGATATGCCTGGAAAACTGGAATAAAAAAACTCCCTTCTTGAAAAGTGCTGGGCAGCACAATGTGGCAGTGATGTAGAAAGCAGAGCGCACCTGGCAAGGGTCTCCTCGACTCAGGTCCAGCATGTGGAAGAGGAAGCCAAGCTCACAGGCCAAGCAGAACTCCTTCTGACACAGGTGATTCTGCACCAGGCACCTGATAGGCTCCAGGAAGTACAACACCTAGCCATCAGACACAGGACAGTTAACCGTTAACAGAGGTAACATGAGCTCAACCATTCCCAGCCAGCAATGTGGATTTCCAACATCCCCTACAAAATGCCAAAATTCCAAAGAGATTTTAGGGATCACTTAGCAAACTGATTGCAAAACTTTTCTGGGCAGTTCCTCAGGTCAAGGCTGGCAAAGAGCAAAAATCTGAatcacaattatttatttatttgtttatttttacaactTTTTCCTTACTTttcctttatatatttttttattaccGCCGTTGAGCACCAACATTAGCGGCTGTGCTCCCACCTGGATCATGCAGTTACAGTAAGCGTTGGGTATATGGGGCTCCAGTCCAGCAAACAGCGTTCTGTTGTAATGCTTGAAGTCAAAGTCCTCCAGACCAAGTTTGGAGTACTTGATGGTGACCTAGTGGATACAAGTACTGCTTTAAGCACAGCCTTACTCTGACATTATACCACAGCAATGACACATTTATTACGATAATACActtattacacataatacacttGTTAACACACCCTGCCTTGAGACACCTGATTCAGGTCATGACAGTCATAGTAAGCTGATGAGCTGAATGAGGTTTGCGGGAACAGGGACAATGACAGACCACGTCACTGACACCCTGACACAAGAGCAAAGTCATGAGATAAGGGCTGTAGCACAGGACTCCACAATGAGGTACCTTTCTGTACTTCTTTGGCACCATGTAAAGATGAGGCTCCTCATCTCGGCCAATGGGAGACTCGGGAACTTGGTTATAGCTGTCATACTCAAGCTCTACCTCCTTTATTTTGTAGGggacctgacacacacacacaaacagcggCTTAACAGTTATGAGATTTAACTTCTTAAATGTTCTGAATTCATTTTCCtacatattaaacaaatgtacatattaaataaacatattaaataaactttaaaaccAGATCTCCAATAGTCAAAGGCAGGCAGTGGATAATATGAATTAAACCATATctgatgttttcatttatcatgTTATAACAGCTGAATGTAACATCATGGAGTGGGCACTTACACACCTGATTTCTGGGGCGTGTGCGAGGGTTCGGGGCATATCCAATAAACCCAACTGTCTTCATCATCCTCAGGATCT harbors:
- the pan2 gene encoding PAN2-PAN3 deadenylation complex catalytic subunit PAN2 isoform X1; the protein is MTVASPGLDPGLGEYSPGLHGSLEPGLESSLDSRLDPALLQGVDLNPDAMAVPVSESVHLLEGMYSELHSVAAEVGIPVTSAHFDLQEELLWMGNHRGHASSFFGPTMGRYSSFQVHLTDDIRHMQSMDTGIVFLTKSNLKCLTRGGLVMFDYPMEEGADMHSLLLTDNNTLLLGGLQNYVAEVDLNTVQETQKFTVEVPGVAIMRQSSRFFFCGHTSGKVSLRDLRTFKLEHEFDAFSGSLSDFDVHGNLLAACGFSSRGLGGLSCDRFLMVYDLRMMRAVTPLQVHVDPLFLRFIPTYTSRLAIISQTGQCQFCEPTGLASLADVFHVNTVGQLLMSFDVSSSKQALAFGDSGGCVHLWSSAPEVSFNDYSRETELVLPCLVDSLPELDWNHELVPLSLVPLPLTSTEPLLSDWPSNLATPSPRRAPPVDPEILRMMKTVGFIGYAPNPRTRPRNQVPYKIKEVELEYDSYNQVPESPIGRDEEPHLYMVPKKYRKVTIKYSKLGLEDFDFKHYNRTLFAGLEPHIPNAYCNCMIQVLYFLEPIRCLVQNHLCQKEFCLACELGFLFHMLDLSRGDPCQASNFLRAFRTIPEASALGLILADSDEQTGKARLGRLIQSWNRFILTQLHQETQEQEGPQAYRGTSSSALGSTGESVIGRLFGCEVENSSLCRCGKETVRSSLTLLFTMHYPEHGSLEKVVQEYDFTEILKKSICLEQSTQAWCENCEKYQPTVQTRNIRCLPDVLVINCEVNSFKEAEFWKAQAEYAFNKALKKEATEPPKPKEPLPTEWCIEDELGGVEGLTFDTCAEDMRHVWIPLCIRMRISKTHGLEVCSRPEAEELSSEEEAGAAVVYDLVVTVPHILDARTGGNLVAHIKVGETYHQRKEGVTHQQWYLFNDFLIEPIDKTEAAQFDVSWKVPAIIYYAKRNYHSKYDLRIKNPIEASVLLTEASLARKQRKSHATFIPLMVSEMPQPGDLVGLDAEFVTLNQEEAELRSDGTKSTIKPSQMSVARITCVRGQGTNEGVPFIDDYISTQEQVVDYLTQYSGIKPGDLDAKISSKHLTTLKSTYLKLRFLIDTGVRFVGHGLQKDFRVINLLVLKDQVIDTVYLFHMPRKRMISLRFLAWYFLDLNIQSETHDSIEDARTALQLYRKYLELSRAGQDEFRKVLKGLYEKGRKLDWKVPESDSTDGQGSPKGAAAFSSVLGL
- the pan2 gene encoding PAN2-PAN3 deadenylation complex catalytic subunit PAN2 isoform X2, whose amino-acid sequence is MNFEGLDPGLGEYSPGLHGSLEPGLESSLDSRLDPALLQGVDLNPDAMAVPVSESVHLLEGMYSELHSVAAEVGIPVTSAHFDLQEELLWMGNHRGHASSFFGPTMGRYSSFQVHLTDDIRHMQSMDTGIVFLTKSNLKCLTRGGLVMFDYPMEEGADMHSLLLTDNNTLLLGGLQNYVAEVDLNTVQETQKFTVEVPGVAIMRQSSRFFFCGHTSGKVSLRDLRTFKLEHEFDAFSGSLSDFDVHGNLLAACGFSSRGLGGLSCDRFLMVYDLRMMRAVTPLQVHVDPLFLRFIPTYTSRLAIISQTGQCQFCEPTGLASLADVFHVNTVGQLLMSFDVSSSKQALAFGDSGGCVHLWSSAPEVSFNDYSRETELVLPCLVDSLPELDWNHELVPLSLVPLPLTSTEPLLSDWPSNLATPSPRRAPPVDPEILRMMKTVGFIGYAPNPRTRPRNQVPYKIKEVELEYDSYNQVPESPIGRDEEPHLYMVPKKYRKVTIKYSKLGLEDFDFKHYNRTLFAGLEPHIPNAYCNCMIQVLYFLEPIRCLVQNHLCQKEFCLACELGFLFHMLDLSRGDPCQASNFLRAFRTIPEASALGLILADSDEQTGKARLGRLIQSWNRFILTQLHQETQEQEGPQAYRGTSSSALGSTGESVIGRLFGCEVENSSLCRCGKETVRSSLTLLFTMHYPEHGSLEKVVQEYDFTEILKKSICLEQSTQAWCENCEKYQPTVQTRNIRCLPDVLVINCEVNSFKEAEFWKAQAEYAFNKALKKEATEPPKPKEPLPTEWCIEDELGGVEGLTFDTCAEDMRHVWIPLCIRMRISKTHGLEVCSRPEAEELSSEEEAGAAVVYDLVVTVPHILDARTGGNLVAHIKVGETYHQRKEGVTHQQWYLFNDFLIEPIDKTEAAQFDVSWKVPAIIYYAKRNYHSKYDLRIKNPIEASVLLTEASLARKQRKSHATFIPLMVSEMPQPGDLVGLDAEFVTLNQEEAELRSDGTKSTIKPSQMSVARITCVRGQGTNEGVPFIDDYISTQEQVVDYLTQYSGIKPGDLDAKISSKHLTTLKSTYLKLRFLIDTGVRFVGHGLQKDFRVINLLVLKDQVIDTVYLFHMPRKRMISLRFLAWYFLDLNIQSETHDSIEDARTALQLYRKYLELSRAGQDEFRKVLKGLYEKGRKLDWKVPESDSTDGQGSPKGAAAFSSVLGL